In Spirobacillus cienkowskii, a genomic segment contains:
- the lepB gene encoding signal peptidase I: protein MKKSLFKESLWVLSFILFFGILYAFVLGVYLIPSPSMMPSIVPGDRVVLNKLSYGIRFPLQEKPLLTWNSPLRGDIVFFASPNGQGTYIKRIIGLPGDVIRFKQGVISVNGLILQQRCLKESNEGACLGNILIEENRDLHLPSHPILISEEKGATFFEYKKFIVPPGKFFVLGDNRDQSVDSRVFGFVEESRLYGKAAFVLFSTEGDSRFFPEFRTDRFFKSI from the coding sequence GTGAAAAAAAGTCTATTCAAAGAGTCCTTATGGGTTCTGAGTTTTATTCTGTTTTTTGGAATATTATATGCTTTTGTGCTGGGTGTTTATTTAATTCCAAGTCCATCTATGATGCCTTCTATTGTTCCTGGAGATAGGGTTGTTTTAAATAAGCTTTCTTACGGTATTCGGTTTCCTTTACAAGAAAAACCTTTGTTAACCTGGAACAGCCCTTTGCGTGGTGATATTGTTTTTTTTGCATCGCCAAATGGGCAAGGCACTTACATTAAAAGAATTATTGGTCTTCCTGGAGATGTGATTCGTTTTAAGCAAGGAGTGATTTCGGTTAATGGTTTGATTCTGCAACAGCGTTGCCTAAAAGAGAGCAATGAAGGAGCGTGTTTGGGCAATATTTTGATAGAAGAAAATAGAGATTTACATTTGCCCTCTCATCCTATACTGATATCCGAGGAAAAGGGAGCGACTTTTTTTGAGTACAAAAAGTTTATTGTTCCTCCTGGAAAGTTTTTTGTCCTTGGAGACAATCGAGACCAATCTGTTGACAGCCGTGTTTTTGGTTTTGTAGAAGAGTCCCGTTTGTATGGGAAAGCGGCTTTCGTTTTATTCTCTACTGAGGGTGACTCTCGTTTTTTTCCGGAATTTCGCACAGATCGCTTTTTTAAAAGCATTTAG
- the rpsD gene encoding 30S ribosomal protein S4 gives MSRYTGPRMRIARRLGTLPGLTNKEIKRKSRPGQHGAAPQKKSEFALALEEKQKIRFNYGLTEKQMQRYIKAARKAKTLTGEALLRICEMRLDSIVFRLGFAPTIPAARQLVRHGHVHVNGRRVNMPGYQCKPGEVIVPTNKEATLNLVKNNIVHRSNAQPPAFLSLSADKLQASVVSTCSREEVLLSVNERLVVEYYAQRG, from the coding sequence ATGTCTCGTTACACTGGCCCACGCATGCGCATTGCTCGTCGCCTCGGAACTTTGCCAGGGCTTACAAATAAAGAAATTAAAAGAAAGTCTCGTCCTGGACAACACGGCGCAGCACCACAAAAAAAATCAGAATTTGCTCTTGCCCTTGAGGAAAAGCAAAAAATCCGTTTTAATTATGGTCTTACCGAAAAACAAATGCAACGCTATATAAAAGCAGCTCGTAAGGCAAAAACCCTTACAGGCGAAGCACTTCTTCGTATTTGCGAAATGCGTTTAGACAGCATTGTCTTCCGTCTTGGATTTGCACCTACAATCCCTGCTGCGCGTCAGCTTGTCCGTCATGGACACGTTCATGTTAACGGCCGTCGTGTCAATATGCCAGGTTATCAGTGTAAACCAGGAGAAGTGATTGTACCAACTAACAAAGAAGCCACATTAAATCTGGTTAAGAACAATATTGTTCACCGTTCTAATGCGCAGCCTCCTGCGTTTTTAAGCCTTAGTGCAGACAAGCTTCAAGCTTCTGTAGTGAGTACATGTTCTCGTGAAGAGGTTCTTCTTAGTGTGAATGAACGTCTTGTCGTTGAATATTACGCGCAACGCGGCTAA
- a CDS encoding CorA family divalent cation transporter — protein MSEIILTKKFQGRNYTYEELILSKNPEEAHFQMQNLAGKFKLHHLTVEDCLHRNQRAKVESFSHYQFIVWYYFHPYLSAPIELHIVIGNDFLLLIANEVPTQIFASWKMVCFQKGQSIILNDAICQLFNSLVDHIELYVQALKHILQLLEKKIISKQINPKNMLRIKFLVLEAEQTICPVASVFHHLEKHEFNVEQKFQIRNIEDHSTKVVQNINYLRLQAIALMDVYYGSSGARFNQEMRKLTLINAFMLPMSVLTGVFGMNFTSMPFQDFWFMIFGLILIFATPLLILLFIVYNKYHKEKIIKKRKLYDKKIQQHYPFLTRKFENSKHFHVFDESLKEDEVK, from the coding sequence TTGTCTGAAATCATCCTAACTAAAAAATTTCAAGGTCGTAATTATACTTACGAAGAGCTGATTTTAAGCAAAAATCCCGAAGAAGCGCATTTTCAAATGCAAAATTTAGCAGGCAAATTTAAACTTCATCATTTAACAGTTGAAGATTGCTTGCACCGCAATCAAAGAGCTAAAGTTGAATCGTTTAGTCATTACCAATTTATTGTCTGGTATTACTTTCACCCATATTTATCTGCTCCAATTGAGTTACATATTGTCATTGGCAATGATTTTCTTTTGCTGATTGCAAATGAAGTGCCAACGCAAATATTTGCAAGCTGGAAAATGGTGTGCTTTCAAAAAGGTCAAAGTATTATTTTAAATGATGCAATTTGTCAGCTGTTTAATTCGTTGGTAGACCATATAGAACTTTATGTACAGGCTTTAAAACATATTCTTCAATTATTAGAGAAAAAGATTATTTCTAAGCAAATCAATCCTAAAAACATGTTGAGAATTAAGTTTCTTGTTTTAGAAGCAGAACAGACAATCTGTCCAGTGGCTAGTGTGTTTCATCATTTAGAAAAACATGAGTTTAATGTTGAACAAAAATTTCAAATACGAAATATTGAAGATCATAGCACTAAAGTTGTGCAAAATATCAATTATTTAAGGTTACAGGCAATTGCTTTGATGGATGTGTATTATGGTTCATCTGGCGCGAGATTTAATCAAGAAATGCGTAAATTAACATTGATTAATGCATTTATGTTGCCAATGAGTGTGTTAACAGGAGTTTTTGGCATGAACTTTACAAGTATGCCATTTCAAGATTTTTGGTTTATGATATTTGGTTTAATTTTAATATTTGCCACGCCATTGCTAATACTTTTATTTATTGTTTATAATAAATATCACAAAGAAAAAATTATTAAAAAAAGAAAATTGTATGATAAAAAAATTCAGCAGCATTACCCATTTTTAACGCGAAAATTTGAGAACTCAAAACATTTTCATGTGTTTGATGAAAGTTTAAAAGAAGACGAAGTCAAATAG
- a CDS encoding bifunctional 5,10-methylenetetrahydrofolate dehydrogenase/5,10-methenyltetrahydrofolate cyclohydrolase, whose translation MTFFNRALQAGFTIPNLASEQEFFPTTHCKILNGKRLSANFVEQAQKLCKGKITPCLAVVLVGEDPASHVYVNHKIKVFAEAGFQSKRHLFSSSEVSEKKLIQLIHELNDDQSIHGILVQLPLPNQLNSNNILKYIKPEKDVDGFLATNIGSLTLGELNVPLACTPLGILTMLSAYGIEISSKHAVIIGRSNIVGKPTAMLLLNSDATVTITHSKTKNLKDICQSADILIAAAGQPELVTQSFIKQNAVVIDVGIHKKADGKLCGDVASDAKHKASALSPVPGGVGPMTIAMLMLNTALAAWK comes from the coding sequence ATGACATTTTTTAACAGAGCTTTGCAAGCGGGGTTTACAATTCCAAATCTTGCAAGTGAGCAAGAATTCTTTCCTACAACTCATTGTAAAATTTTGAACGGAAAAAGACTAAGCGCAAATTTTGTAGAACAAGCGCAAAAGCTTTGCAAAGGTAAAATCACTCCTTGTTTGGCAGTGGTTTTAGTTGGAGAAGACCCTGCTTCTCATGTTTATGTCAATCACAAAATAAAAGTTTTTGCTGAAGCAGGTTTTCAATCCAAACGCCACCTTTTTTCAAGTTCTGAAGTGAGTGAAAAAAAACTCATTCAACTCATTCATGAGCTGAATGATGATCAATCCATTCATGGTATTCTTGTACAACTTCCTTTACCAAATCAACTAAATTCTAATAATATTTTAAAATATATTAAACCCGAAAAAGATGTCGATGGATTTTTAGCTACCAATATTGGCTCTCTCACTCTTGGTGAATTGAATGTGCCACTTGCCTGCACACCACTTGGCATTCTGACAATGCTTTCGGCGTATGGAATTGAAATTTCTAGCAAGCATGCCGTCATCATTGGACGTAGCAACATTGTTGGAAAACCAACTGCAATGCTGCTATTAAATTCTGACGCAACAGTCACCATCACGCACTCTAAAACAAAAAATTTAAAAGACATTTGCCAAAGTGCAGACATCTTGATTGCTGCTGCAGGACAACCAGAATTGGTTACACAAAGCTTTATCAAACAGAATGCTGTGGTGATTGATGTGGGAATTCATAAAAAGGCGGATGGAAAATTATGTGGTGATGTGGCTTCTGATGCAAAGCACAAAGCAAGTGCGTTAAGTCCTGTACCTGGTGGCGTTGGCCCCATGACCATTGCTATGCTTATGCTCAATACAGCCCTTGCAGCTTGGAAATAG
- the speA gene encoding biosynthetic arginine decarboxylase — protein sequence MIKNVIQESRDLYGIDDWSSGYFGISNKGTVQVQPFGDERVSIDISKILEIAADKKVKTPLILRFPQILDTQLTRLQNAFRSAMEEFKYEGDLRAVFPFKVNQRKEFIDDLVNSGKKHVYGLEVGTKTELFAALSYDLHPEALFVCNGFKDSRFIELAFDAKKMGKNVVLVIEGTDELKYIIKYAKEVGYCVNIGLRAKLYAKGSGMWEKSGGIGSKFGLNSVEMMEALYLLEEAGFKEQLAMIHYHIGSQITEIKRVKVAMKEAARVYAKILKSGFNLRYLNIGGGIGVDYDGSKTSFYVSHNYTMQEFANDVIYIIQDVCKSENCKAPHIVSESGRAVAAYHAVLITDVREVEKTGGDLEDWKISPTDHRLLADMMNSVAYMNGKNFVEYFHDALQYRDELFTLFNLGYLEIEERAKAEVIYYALCNKALTFYRNSGMQLEEFDELEKNQFGKYMANFSMFQSIPDSLGIDQLFPVMPITRLNEKTEHHGVIMDLTCDSDGCLDKFVDKRDIKHSLALHIPKSNEPYYIGFFLVGAYQEALGNNHNLFGAVNELIVRVSETGDINAVEVVKGEDVGEILRIMNYRDEDIINGYALQLNRNVAAGIINQEESDQIIQKVKDFFSEYPYLVRKSSLEIIG from the coding sequence ATGATAAAAAACGTCATTCAAGAATCTCGTGACCTATATGGTATAGATGATTGGAGTTCTGGTTACTTTGGTATCTCCAACAAAGGAACAGTTCAAGTTCAACCCTTTGGAGATGAACGCGTTTCAATTGATATTTCAAAAATCCTTGAAATAGCAGCTGACAAAAAAGTGAAAACACCTTTAATTCTTCGTTTTCCGCAAATACTTGATACACAGCTAACGCGTTTACAAAATGCGTTTCGTAGTGCCATGGAAGAATTTAAATATGAGGGTGACCTCAGAGCTGTCTTTCCTTTTAAAGTTAACCAACGTAAAGAATTTATTGATGATTTGGTTAATAGTGGAAAAAAACATGTTTATGGCCTAGAAGTTGGGACAAAAACAGAATTATTTGCTGCTTTGTCTTACGATCTGCATCCCGAAGCCCTTTTTGTTTGCAATGGTTTTAAAGACTCTCGCTTTATTGAGCTTGCGTTTGATGCAAAAAAAATGGGTAAAAACGTAGTGCTTGTTATCGAAGGCACTGATGAGCTCAAATACATTATTAAGTACGCTAAAGAGGTTGGCTACTGCGTTAACATTGGCTTAAGAGCAAAGCTTTACGCTAAGGGCTCTGGAATGTGGGAAAAATCTGGAGGCATAGGCAGTAAATTTGGTTTAAATAGCGTTGAAATGATGGAAGCACTTTACCTGCTTGAAGAAGCGGGCTTTAAAGAACAGCTTGCCATGATTCATTATCATATTGGTTCGCAAATTACAGAAATAAAGCGTGTTAAAGTCGCAATGAAAGAGGCGGCACGCGTTTATGCAAAGATTTTAAAATCAGGTTTCAATCTGCGTTATTTAAACATTGGCGGCGGGATTGGAGTGGATTATGATGGCAGTAAAACAAGTTTTTATGTTAGCCACAACTACACAATGCAAGAGTTTGCCAATGACGTGATTTACATCATTCAAGACGTCTGCAAATCAGAAAATTGCAAAGCCCCTCACATTGTCAGCGAGAGTGGTCGCGCCGTAGCTGCTTATCATGCAGTGCTAATTACCGATGTCCGCGAAGTTGAAAAAACGGGTGGAGACCTTGAAGACTGGAAAATTTCGCCAACAGACCATAGACTTCTTGCTGATATGATGAATTCTGTTGCATACATGAATGGCAAAAATTTTGTTGAGTATTTTCATGATGCGCTGCAATATCGTGATGAACTTTTTACATTATTTAACCTGGGTTACTTAGAAATTGAAGAACGCGCTAAAGCCGAAGTGATTTATTACGCTCTCTGTAACAAAGCATTAACGTTTTATCGCAACTCAGGAATGCAGCTTGAAGAATTTGATGAACTCGAAAAAAACCAGTTTGGCAAATATATGGCAAACTTTTCGATGTTTCAGTCTATTCCAGATTCATTAGGCATTGATCAGCTTTTTCCTGTTATGCCAATTACAAGACTCAACGAAAAAACCGAGCATCACGGCGTGATCATGGATCTGACCTGCGATAGCGATGGCTGTTTGGATAAGTTTGTCGACAAACGTGATATCAAGCATTCTTTAGCGTTGCATATTCCTAAGTCTAACGAACCTTATTACATAGGATTCTTCCTTGTGGGAGCATATCAAGAGGCTTTAGGTAACAACCACAATCTCTTTGGGGCTGTGAATGAGTTGATTGTGCGCGTGAGCGAAACGGGTGATATCAATGCAGTTGAAGTGGTCAAAGGCGAAGACGTTGGCGAAATTCTGAGAATCATGAATTACCGTGATGAAGACATTATCAACGGCTATGCATTGCAATTGAATCGAAATGTTGCGGCAGGCATTATCAATCAAGAAGAAAGCGACCAAATTATTCAAAAAGTGAAAGACTTTTTTAGTGAATATCCCTATTTAGTAAGAAAAAGTTCCTTAGAAATTATTGGTTAA
- the infA gene encoding translation initiation factor IF-1, which yields MSRDDLLNVEGIVTNIFAGGKYTVNLNNGLTISAKVSGRMRKNQISVIIGDKVTVGLSPYDISHGLIISREKLSSKAK from the coding sequence ATGAGTCGAGACGATTTATTAAATGTAGAGGGAATTGTTACAAATATTTTTGCTGGAGGGAAATATACAGTGAACTTAAATAACGGCCTCACAATTTCGGCAAAAGTATCTGGTCGCATGCGCAAAAATCAAATTAGTGTGATTATTGGTGACAAAGTCACAGTGGGGTTGTCTCCTTATGATATTTCACATGGGTTAATTATTTCTCGCGAAAAGCTATCTTCTAAAGCGAAGTGA
- a CDS encoding endonuclease MutS2, translating into MEHENNIDNSKEFFLYNDTLLRLEWQKITHYLAHFAIFPHSKMALLQLTPWISKEERNFYFKATREMLELHTMGQSLSLEPFDAELFKNLLPKGAVLSPLALFHISISLKLAEVIQHFFKGEKAKSGKYASLCALAEQLHPLPALSATLKRSIDAAGSILSSASPELESARSRYEHAKRKIVEQLETILKKQDIKTSLQDNVWMLRDGRYVLPVRTDRKSAVEGIPRGVSQSGSTVFIEPHALSLQHAQLEKAQTDIEIEENRIILQLSKECYQHFEVILKNIETLTEFDKLYAQTKLASLLHGVEPTFLEQSTLSPRFRLTQARHPLFLLENKKCVANDLYLEPQHDGQNSPLVWVLSGPNAGGKTVAMKTIGITVLMAKAGLFVACEKAEIIDYENIFVELGDRQSREDDLSTFSGHLAQIKRIAESANDKTLILLDEGFVGTDPAVGVAMARSTLEFFCTKNATVIITTHFSNLKTLADNDARFCNGSMEFEPSALQPTYKLLNGIPGQSYAIELAIRMGLDNAIIQNARKYYGSEAQRMENILKELQLKNIAIKKELHEQEDLTKKLEKEFYSLQKERQEFIEHKKSLVNNYRTKLQKRLNAFENRLEIRERQFEKLKDTMQREFEAALPNAAFDTHQTAQHSAPKDYDEKQQEIPATLSDKNNAKPKKLTSFEDLSKLKLIKKSSTSQNSQTFSLDEKAEKFRAPKHHSSRALLDEAKLSLQILKNSYDTIEDSLHKDIDHLLHEQDKTNAEQKQSSKKIIEEARQQKHDAEFWQAGMKVRSQKFKENGTVLKPADSKGIVECQFGMIKVKVPHYDLTLSNAPQANNPLNYNKKTLSSKKQTLYKSAKPNSVDADIAPVLPHSGNSIDLRGKTVDDALDKLDLELDKMNRMLVQNVVVIHGHGLGKVKEAVRKYLETTSYKLRFRNGRHGEGGDGVTIIEFDN; encoded by the coding sequence ATGGAACATGAAAACAATATTGACAACAGTAAAGAATTTTTTCTTTACAATGACACTCTCCTTCGACTTGAGTGGCAAAAAATCACTCATTATCTCGCTCATTTTGCAATTTTTCCTCACAGTAAAATGGCATTATTGCAACTAACCCCCTGGATCAGCAAAGAAGAAAGAAATTTTTACTTTAAAGCCACCAGAGAAATGCTTGAGCTGCACACAATGGGGCAATCCCTTTCGCTCGAACCATTTGACGCTGAATTATTTAAAAATTTATTGCCAAAAGGTGCTGTGCTTTCTCCGCTTGCTTTATTTCATATTTCTATTTCATTAAAGCTTGCAGAAGTTATTCAACATTTCTTTAAAGGCGAAAAAGCAAAATCAGGTAAGTATGCAAGCTTATGTGCTCTTGCAGAACAATTGCATCCACTGCCTGCATTGTCTGCAACTTTAAAACGCAGCATTGATGCAGCAGGCAGCATTTTATCAAGCGCATCTCCAGAGCTCGAATCTGCAAGAAGTCGCTATGAGCACGCCAAACGAAAAATAGTCGAACAATTAGAAACTATTTTAAAAAAACAAGACATCAAAACCTCATTGCAAGATAATGTGTGGATGCTCCGCGACGGACGCTACGTGTTACCGGTGCGTACCGATCGCAAATCTGCAGTAGAAGGAATCCCACGAGGAGTCAGCCAAAGTGGTTCAACAGTTTTTATTGAGCCGCATGCCTTGTCACTACAACACGCACAACTCGAAAAAGCACAAACTGACATCGAAATCGAAGAGAATCGTATTATTTTACAACTTTCTAAAGAATGTTATCAACATTTCGAAGTCATTCTTAAAAATATTGAGACATTAACTGAGTTTGACAAATTGTACGCGCAAACAAAACTTGCGTCTTTACTGCATGGTGTTGAACCAACTTTTTTAGAGCAATCAACATTATCACCGCGATTTCGTTTGACCCAAGCAAGACACCCTCTCTTTCTCCTTGAAAACAAAAAATGTGTTGCAAATGATCTCTATTTAGAACCGCAACACGATGGACAAAATTCACCCTTGGTTTGGGTATTAAGCGGCCCTAATGCAGGTGGCAAAACCGTTGCCATGAAGACTATAGGGATTACCGTTCTTATGGCCAAAGCAGGTCTTTTTGTTGCCTGCGAAAAAGCAGAAATCATCGATTATGAAAACATTTTTGTTGAACTTGGCGATCGTCAAAGTCGCGAAGATGACTTGTCAACCTTTTCTGGACATCTTGCTCAAATCAAACGCATTGCAGAAAGCGCAAATGACAAAACCCTAATTTTACTTGACGAAGGTTTTGTTGGTACCGATCCAGCCGTGGGTGTTGCCATGGCGCGCTCTACATTAGAGTTTTTTTGCACCAAAAATGCGACTGTCATCATCACAACTCATTTTTCTAATTTAAAAACTCTAGCAGACAATGACGCACGATTTTGTAACGGCAGCATGGAGTTTGAACCCAGTGCATTACAACCAACCTACAAGCTATTAAACGGCATTCCTGGCCAAAGTTACGCCATTGAGCTTGCAATCCGCATGGGATTGGATAATGCCATCATTCAAAACGCCAGAAAATATTATGGATCCGAAGCGCAACGAATGGAAAATATTTTAAAAGAATTACAACTTAAAAATATCGCCATTAAAAAAGAACTTCATGAACAAGAAGACTTAACAAAAAAACTAGAAAAAGAATTTTATTCTTTACAAAAGGAGAGACAAGAATTTATTGAGCATAAAAAAAGTTTGGTCAACAATTATCGAACTAAATTACAAAAGCGCTTAAATGCATTTGAAAATCGCCTTGAAATCCGCGAAAGACAGTTTGAAAAATTAAAAGACACCATGCAAAGAGAGTTTGAGGCGGCTTTGCCAAATGCCGCGTTTGACACTCACCAAACAGCACAACACTCAGCTCCTAAAGATTACGACGAAAAACAACAAGAAATTCCAGCAACTTTATCTGATAAAAATAATGCAAAACCCAAAAAGCTGACTAGCTTTGAAGACCTGTCTAAATTAAAACTCATAAAAAAATCTTCAACATCACAAAATTCTCAAACGTTTAGTTTAGACGAAAAAGCAGAAAAATTTAGAGCTCCAAAGCATCACTCAAGTAGAGCATTATTAGACGAAGCAAAACTCAGTTTGCAAATATTAAAAAACTCTTATGATACCATTGAAGATTCGCTTCACAAAGACATTGATCACCTTCTGCATGAGCAAGACAAAACCAACGCCGAGCAAAAACAGTCTTCAAAAAAAATAATCGAAGAAGCACGACAACAAAAACATGATGCTGAATTTTGGCAAGCAGGTATGAAAGTCCGCTCACAAAAGTTTAAAGAAAATGGAACTGTATTAAAACCTGCAGATTCTAAAGGTATTGTTGAATGCCAATTTGGAATGATTAAGGTTAAAGTACCACATTATGATCTGACTCTTTCTAATGCCCCTCAAGCAAATAATCCGTTAAATTATAACAAAAAAACCTTATCATCCAAAAAACAAACGCTTTATAAAAGTGCAAAACCAAATTCTGTTGATGCGGATATTGCTCCAGTTTTACCTCATTCTGGTAATTCTATCGATCTCAGAGGCAAAACAGTTGATGACGCCCTTGATAAACTTGACTTAGAACTTGATAAAATGAATCGCATGTTGGTACAAAATGTTGTTGTGATTCATGGCCATGGTCTTGGTAAAGTAAAAGAAGCGGTTAGAAAATATTTAGAAACTACCAGTTATAAGCTTCGTTTCCGCAACGGTCGCCACGGAGAAGGTGGTGACGGTGTCACAATTATTGAATTTGATAACTAG
- the rsgA gene encoding ribosome small subunit-dependent GTPase A yields the protein MARIKNFFDQNDRRNNYKKIEKIKKEKRTERVRIVDDWIINSNNPKEKLDVLLTDLYQKGYRRGRVIEVQKRNIFIAEEDKNGNPITENLWLCSVAKRHFQRAHKERNLVVVGDRILFEPNAELQFDADGQPLNTDLPRGVVQHAFARTSKITRKDPMHPAWEHVMLANIDLIAIVASVLHPEVRWGLIDRFLVQAEIEHLPAVIVLNKIDLLEDVKIASPEFIAAYKHRVEIYRKIGYEVIEICALKPKKTSENIKKLRKLFKGKLVGFAGHSGVGKSSILNLMKPEFEQIVDENPDIFYKGRHTTTYNSLLQLDIGAYAIDTPGIRSFNIQNYDPITLSYCFPEFRPFKCRYTECAHDKEPQCAIKNALEKGEISHERYRSYLGILKGLSFREGEGDSSDATMIADLKARQQKRDEELAQSEVEHSPKDNENER from the coding sequence TTGGCTCGCATAAAAAACTTTTTTGACCAAAATGATAGACGTAACAACTATAAAAAAATTGAAAAAATTAAAAAAGAAAAACGTACAGAACGTGTTAGAATTGTAGATGATTGGATTATCAATTCTAATAATCCAAAAGAAAAATTAGATGTTTTACTAACAGATCTTTATCAAAAAGGCTATCGTCGTGGTAGAGTGATTGAAGTGCAAAAGCGCAATATTTTTATTGCCGAAGAAGACAAAAACGGCAATCCAATTACAGAAAATTTATGGCTCTGTTCTGTTGCCAAAAGACATTTTCAGCGGGCACATAAAGAAAGAAATTTAGTTGTTGTAGGCGATCGCATTTTGTTTGAACCCAATGCCGAATTGCAATTTGATGCTGATGGGCAGCCTCTCAACACCGATTTGCCGCGTGGTGTTGTGCAACATGCATTTGCAAGAACAAGTAAAATTACAAGAAAAGATCCCATGCACCCCGCATGGGAACACGTTATGCTTGCAAATATCGATCTTATCGCCATTGTGGCATCTGTCTTGCATCCCGAAGTGCGCTGGGGGTTAATTGATCGTTTTTTAGTTCAGGCAGAAATTGAGCATCTTCCTGCTGTGATTGTTTTAAATAAAATTGATTTATTAGAAGATGTTAAAATTGCGAGTCCAGAATTTATTGCAGCGTATAAACATCGTGTCGAAATATATCGTAAAATTGGATACGAAGTAATTGAGATTTGTGCATTAAAGCCTAAAAAAACGTCTGAAAATATTAAAAAATTGCGTAAGTTATTTAAAGGAAAATTAGTTGGTTTTGCTGGGCATTCTGGAGTTGGAAAAAGCAGTATTTTAAATTTAATGAAACCAGAATTTGAGCAAATTGTTGATGAAAATCCTGATATTTTTTATAAAGGAAGACATACAACAACATACAATAGTTTATTGCAACTTGATATTGGTGCTTATGCAATTGATACACCTGGTATTCGATCGTTTAATATTCAAAACTACGACCCAATTACCTTAAGCTATTGTTTTCCAGAATTTCGACCTTTTAAATGTAGGTACACAGAATGCGCGCATGATAAAGAACCGCAATGCGCAATAAAAAATGCCTTAGAAAAAGGGGAAATTTCTCATGAACGTTACAGAAGTTATCTTGGTATATTAAAAGGATTAAGCTTTAGGGAAGGAGAGGGTGATAGTTCTGATGCAACAATGATTGCAGATCTAAAAGCCCGTCAGCAAAAACGGGATGAAGAACTGGCGCAAAGCGAAGTGGAACACTCCCCAAAAGACAATGAGAATGAGAGGTAA
- a CDS encoding FAD/NAD(P)-binding protein: MLTINDLNSTNQSSIAIIGGGMSGLLLALRLSRDPNLCAKGITIFEKQPHLGGRFFFSSYHQPLENTVTQLNDKQFKLSEPGFEWLEGNSLEIMYRHFESHLSELEKNEIELFFQDTQDKVISQKKQCFFVKKEIVSDTELFAGSSEIFTKKEAEIFKSFIFDDFNNVQIDKNFLNINFEKSEFWVSLTKSTKEALTPIFATIVGQIGKKHHLFIFINCLKIFLIH, translated from the coding sequence ATGCTCACAATCAATGATCTCAATTCTACAAACCAATCATCTATTGCAATTATTGGTGGAGGAATGTCTGGGTTATTGTTGGCTCTTCGTTTATCGCGCGATCCCAATTTGTGTGCAAAAGGAATTACAATATTTGAAAAACAACCTCATCTTGGTGGTCGATTCTTTTTTTCTTCATATCACCAGCCTTTAGAAAACACTGTGACTCAACTTAATGACAAACAATTTAAACTCAGTGAACCAGGGTTTGAATGGCTTGAAGGCAATTCGTTAGAAATTATGTATCGGCATTTTGAATCACATTTGTCTGAGCTTGAAAAAAATGAGATTGAGCTTTTTTTTCAAGACACTCAAGACAAAGTTATTTCTCAAAAAAAACAATGTTTTTTTGTAAAAAAGGAAATTGTTTCTGATACTGAGTTATTTGCAGGATCCTCAGAAATTTTTACCAAAAAAGAAGCAGAAATTTTTAAGTCATTTATTTTTGATGATTTTAATAATGTACAAATTGATAAAAATTTTTTAAATATTAATTTTGAAAAATCAGAGTTTTGGGTTTCATTAACCAAATCAACTAAAGAAGCATTAACTCCAATTTTTGCAACAATCGTTGGCCAAATTGGGAAAAAGCATCATTTATTCATATTCATAAATTGTTTAAAGATTTTTTTAATTCATTAA